Genomic window (Streptomyces cadmiisoli):
CGAGCATGGCCCCGCGGTCCAGCCGCAGCGTCGGCGCGTGCTTGCCGGTGAGGTTCACCACGCAGCCGAAGCGGTCCTCCCCCGCCCACAGCCCGTCCGCCAGAACGCCGCCCCGCCCGCCGCACCACCACACACCGTCCCCGGCGTCCTGCGCCGCGGGGGCCTCTCCCTCGTGCCGCCACGCCCCTTCCGGGTCGGAGACGGAGTCACGGCCGAGGTGTTCGGAGATGGCGCCCGGTCGCCACCGCAGCGGCTCGTCCTCGCCCTCCGTGACCGTCACGGCGAAGTCCGACACCCACAGATGCCTGCGCATCACCTCGCCGCAGGACACACTCTCCTCGGGGTTTCGCAGATAAAGCCGCACGGCGGTACCCGCCCACCGGCTGTTTCCCTGCGGAGTGACGCGGAACAGCGCTCCGGGCCCGTCGATGTCGACGACGAGTTTCTCCCCGGGTCCGAAGTCGGGGCTCAGTCGGCTCGTCGTCACCCGGATCTCGTCGGCGAGCATGAAATAGCTGAGCACGCCGATGCCGAACCGGCTGTTCGGGTGGAAGGGGATTCCGGCCTTGGCCCACTCGGCCCGCTCCTCCAGGAACTTCCGCTCCTCCACGAACCGGCTTCCGGCAAAGGCGAACAGGTGGCGCAGCTCGTGCCGGCCCATGCCGATGCCGTTGTCGCGGCACTCGATATAGGCCCGACCGTCCTCGTCCTCTCCCTGGGTGAAGACGATCTGCCCCTGCCAAAGGTCGGGCTCGTCGGGGTTGCGGAGGTTCCACAGATCGGTACGGGCCCGCCGGTACCGGCAGGCGTCCAGGGCGTTCTGGTACAGCTCGCGCAGCGCGAGGGTGCGGTCCTGGTAGAGCTGTTCGCCCATGAGCAGGTCCCGGACCCGGTCCCCGTCCAGCCTGAACCGTACGTCGGACCTGTCGTACCGGGGCCTGCGGTCGTCGTCCAGTGCGGGTGTCACCTTGCCCGCGCCGAACGCGGCCGGAACTCCCCAGCTCGCCACCCGTTCTCCGGCCGGGCCGCGCAGCACGGCGCGCACGGCCCGGTCGAGGGTGTCGGCGTGGTCGCGCAGGGCCAGCTCCACGGCGAGGTGCGGGCAGGCGGTGGACAGTGCGCGGCAGCGCGGACCGTCCGGTTGCCAGGTCGCCTCCCGCAGCGCGGTGCGGAAGGAGTCGCCGTCGACCGGGGCGCTGATGCCGAGGTGTTCGGCGACGAGGGAGGAGAGCAGCGTCGGGTCGACGGCCATGTGGTGGGCGACGGTGAGGAGGATCCCCGTCTTCTCCCAGTCCACGGTGTGCTCGGCGCCGCGCTGGGCGGCGACGGTTTCCGGCTCCGGCGGCTGCCACTGTTCGAGGTCCAGTCCGATCAGCTCGACGAGCCGCCACAGCCGGTCGGGACCGAGTACCTCACGGACCAGCCACGGCTCGAACTCCGGTTCCTCGGGGAGAGTTACGAGGCCGGCGAGCCCGGATCCGCGGACCGCGTCCCGGGTCGCCGGCAGCCGCAGCAGCCATTGCCGGGCGAGCCACCACGCGATGGCCCGGGCGTCCCCGTCCCGGCCGCGCTGCCGGGCCCTGCGCTCGCGGTCCTTGAGGGCCAGGTGGCCGGAGCAGTACCGGTCGAAGGCTCCCCGGTCGGCGAAACCGCAGTCCGCCAGGGGGCCGGGCGCGCCGTCCACCAGCGTCCAGGGCCGCAGGTCCCGGGCCAGATGGGCGAACCGGGTGCCGAAGGCGGTGTAGAGGTAGGGACCGGCGACCAGCAGCGCGGCCTCGGTGAGGCTGAGGGCCGGGGCGGGGGCCGTCCGCTCGTCGTCTCGGCGGGGGGTGGGGGCCGACTCGTACAGCATCGTCGCGACGCCGAGACTCATCCGGCTCTCGCTGCCCATGGGGCGCCAGATGTCCCCGTGCTCGGCGAGCCATGCGTCGGCGATGTCGGTCTCGTGTCCCCACAGCCCGACGAGCCGGGCGACCGCGATCCGCACCTGTTCGACGGCCTGCTCGGCCTCGGACTCGTCGAGCCGCTCGCACACCACGCGCCGCCATGCCTCGTGCTCGACGGCCATCTGCTGCCAGGGGTGTTCCTGGACCCGGTCCGGCCCGCCCGGCCCGCGGCCCGGGAACAGTACGAGGCCGTCCTTGCCGGTGGGACAGTTGACCTGCACTCCCTGATCGGAGCGGCCCCGGTCGCTGCGGGCGATCTCCCGGACCCGGTCGTCGAGCAGGCTCTCCATCGCGTCCAGGGCACCGGGAGCCGCCGCGTCCCGGGCGATCTCGGTGAGTGCTCTGGTGAAGTACGAGAATCCCTTGGCGCCGTCCCCCGCCGGGCCGTCGTCGGCGGGCGGTCCGGCGGCCGGTCCGAACCCGGCGGCACCGTACCGTGTGCAGGCGTAGACGTGCGCGTACCGGGGCCGGCCGGGTGCGCCGCCCTCGGCGTAGCCGGTGCTGCCCTTGCTCCAGTCGCGTTCGTCGGTGCCGGCCTTGGTGAACGACTCGAAGTCCACCCGGCAGGCATCGACGGCGACGACCAGTTGATCGGCTCGTGAGTCCAGCAGGTAGTCGCCGAACTCGATGCGCAGGCAGGTGTCCAGGAAGTGCCGTGAGCCGCTGTGGGCCGGACCGGTGACCAGGTAGTCCGAGCCGTCCTTGTGGAAGCCGTGTCCCGACAGCACGAGCAACAGGTGGTCGCCGGGTGCCGCGCGCAGCACAAAACGTTCGATCTGGTCCTTGATCGCCGTCCCGTTCAGCTCGTCCGCGTCAAGAACCATCGCCTCCTGATACCCGGAAGCCTTCAACGCCTCAGCCAGTCCCCGCAGTTCACTGGTGATGAAGGGCATCGGCCGGAACGCGGAGTCGCCGCTGTAATGGTCCACGCCCACCAGCAGGGCGCGGAACCTCTGGTCTCTTCCGTCCGGTGCGCCCCGGCTACCGCCCACTGCCGGCCGGCCGCGGGGTCAGCGTCAGCTGGATGCCGCCCGTGCGCTGGGCCTGGGCGCCGACACCGAGGACCACGAGCTGCCCCGAGGCGGTCAGTTGGCAGGACACCTGCACCTCGGAGATGCCCCAGCCGTCGGGACCGGCTTGGTCGAGCCCCTCGAAGGCGTCCCGCAGCCCGTTCAGGGTGCGGCTCAGACGGGCGTTGAGGTCGGCGGGCGTGAAGCTGCGGCGGCGGACCCGTTCGCCGTCCTCGCCACCGCCCCGGCGCCAGGACTTGTCGTGGCCGCCGCGGTCGTCCGGCTCGTCATCGACGACCAGGAACTCCAGGTCGCCCGAGGTCTCCTCGTCCGTGGTCCGCTCGTCCGTCGTCCGCCGCGCGCCGCCCGGATCCCGGTCGTAGGACTCCATGCCCCGGCTCCCCCACACTCGTCACAACACTTCCGGCCGATCATAGGCCGATCTCCGCCACCGGCGTCCGGCATTCGCGCCACACCGCGTCCCGGTGACACCCCGCCCCGTCGCCGCTTCTCCGCCAATTCTCGGCGGCCGGGAATCGCCCCGGCGGTCCGTCCGTCCTCGGCGGCCTGGAACAGCCCCACCGATCCGCCGGGCCACGACGGCCTGGAATCACCGCAACCGTCCGCTGCTCCCCCACCCACCCCATGGGCGATATGGCCGATTCCGCCTGCCTCGGCGTCCTTGTGGTGCTTCGGGGGGCACGAGAGGCTGCCCACTGGCGTGCCGGCCGGTGCGCCGGGTCCGCCCGGGCGCCGCCGGCCGGGGCACGCCGTGTCGAGGAGGGGAACTCGGGCCATGGCACGGACGCGAACACGGCGTCTGCGCTGGGCGGGTGGGCTGACCGCGGTGACGTGCACCGCGGTGTTGTCGGCCGGCACACCGTCCGCGCAGGCCGCCGCACCGGAGGGGCGGATACTCGGCGCCGGTGCACCCGGCGCCGTCACGGGAAGCTATCTGGTGACGTTGAAAGAGGGAACAAAGGCTCCGTCGGTCGCCGGGAAGGGCGTCGCCGCGAAGTACGGGGCGAGAATCAGCCACATTTTCGGCGCGGTCCTGAACGGTTACGCCGTACGGGCCGACGAGAGACAGGCGAAGCGGCTGGCGGCCGACCCGCGGGTCGCCTCCGTCGCGCAGGACACCCGGGTGGTCGCCGGCCACACGCAGAAGAACCCGCCGTCATGGGGACTGGACCGCCTCGACCAGCCCGGCCTGCCGCTCGACAAGAGCTACACCGGGCCGGAGTCGGGCGGCGCCGGAGTGACGGTGTACGTGATCGACACCGGCATCCGCATCTCGCACAAGGACTTCGGCGGCCGGGCCGGCCACGGCTGGGACTTCGTCGGCGGGGACAAGTCCGCCGGGGACGGCAACGGGCACGGCACGCACGTCGCGGCGACCGTCGCCGGCCGCTCCCACGGCGTCGCCAAGAAGGCCAGGGTCGTCGCCGTACGTGTGCTCGACAACGCCGGCGCGGGTACGACCGCGCAGGTCATCGCCGGTGT
Coding sequences:
- a CDS encoding HD domain-containing protein gives rise to the protein MDHYSGDSAFRPMPFITSELRGLAEALKASGYQEAMVLDADELNGTAIKDQIERFVLRAAPGDHLLLVLSGHGFHKDGSDYLVTGPAHSGSRHFLDTCLRIEFGDYLLDSRADQLVVAVDACRVDFESFTKAGTDERDWSKGSTGYAEGGAPGRPRYAHVYACTRYGAAGFGPAAGPPADDGPAGDGAKGFSYFTRALTEIARDAAAPGALDAMESLLDDRVREIARSDRGRSDQGVQVNCPTGKDGLVLFPGRGPGGPDRVQEHPWQQMAVEHEAWRRVVCERLDESEAEQAVEQVRIAVARLVGLWGHETDIADAWLAEHGDIWRPMGSESRMSLGVATMLYESAPTPRRDDERTAPAPALSLTEAALLVAGPYLYTAFGTRFAHLARDLRPWTLVDGAPGPLADCGFADRGAFDRYCSGHLALKDRERRARQRGRDGDARAIAWWLARQWLLRLPATRDAVRGSGLAGLVTLPEEPEFEPWLVREVLGPDRLWRLVELIGLDLEQWQPPEPETVAAQRGAEHTVDWEKTGILLTVAHHMAVDPTLLSSLVAEHLGISAPVDGDSFRTALREATWQPDGPRCRALSTACPHLAVELALRDHADTLDRAVRAVLRGPAGERVASWGVPAAFGAGKVTPALDDDRRPRYDRSDVRFRLDGDRVRDLLMGEQLYQDRTLALRELYQNALDACRYRRARTDLWNLRNPDEPDLWQGQIVFTQGEDEDGRAYIECRDNGIGMGRHELRHLFAFAGSRFVEERKFLEERAEWAKAGIPFHPNSRFGIGVLSYFMLADEIRVTTSRLSPDFGPGEKLVVDIDGPGALFRVTPQGNSRWAGTAVRLYLRNPEESVSCGEVMRRHLWVSDFAVTVTEGEDEPLRWRPGAISEHLGRDSVSDPEGAWRHEGEAPAAQDAGDGVWWCGGRGGVLADGLWAGEDRFGCVVNLTGKHAPTLRLDRGAMLDDHEAYVADLLTEKIPVLFEEGGGVLSLEWLHALARGGWPEPGERLELGPEPQRQARLADLIAEQAVARGHRFALRSPDGAEFVADAGLVGCCPGDRLLVDRTRMAGEAMVRTDYGGVFAEWRARVWAAADEGSGVRPRSPLLVARPTDELLLSQVDEKDGEQHLAPGLILVAAQSSGLPLERAADRLKAFGLKLPDDDVLRRLADVPNVRLLSSDGDGMYPWMSAGAELSVATVRKVARRNDEDPRALARLLAGLGFRVPDDDELGVSQTPSWPPNRADLPDLVLRRHLEPGGPELPRDRPVMPAHLVLAVGAFPGRADHVAEVLTAAGHELAPGTMPDLVDSTDLALISRNGDSRPPWLSEDERLLLYHLLRISRAGGQSPEQLVQRLVELGLTPPELPAAEELHAYRRLAEDLYRFYGVPRQSGGYLPGHVEADAVLALARDNRLADRDVALRLIELGFTVRGLDEHPRQPRDYLDLAVASLKQDGGPPWLEVDRRVPWHHVIRVARTRELTTDQVVERLTSWGHDVAPEPPAGEWSPGDNLVLLRHGAQTSWLWLDGQVPVPLVHILSAAHQLARTPTAVAQRLAQLGHLLPPDVEFTDPHAP
- a CDS encoding Pepco domain-containing protein, whose protein sequence is MESYDRDPGGARRTTDERTTDEETSGDLEFLVVDDEPDDRGGHDKSWRRGGGEDGERVRRRSFTPADLNARLSRTLNGLRDAFEGLDQAGPDGWGISEVQVSCQLTASGQLVVLGVGAQAQRTGGIQLTLTPRPAGSGR
- a CDS encoding S8 family peptidase, with the translated sequence MARTRTRRLRWAGGLTAVTCTAVLSAGTPSAQAAAPEGRILGAGAPGAVTGSYLVTLKEGTKAPSVAGKGVAAKYGARISHIFGAVLNGYAVRADERQAKRLAADPRVASVAQDTRVVAGHTQKNPPSWGLDRLDQPGLPLDKSYTGPESGGAGVTVYVIDTGIRISHKDFGGRAGHGWDFVGGDKSAGDGNGHGTHVAATVAGRSHGVAKKARVVAVRVLDNAGAGTTAQVIAGVDWVTRHARKPAVANLSLGGFYNAQLDAAVRTSIASGVTYTVAAGNDGLPAGLYSPAGVRQAITVGATSRTDARASFSNYGAALDLFAPGVSITSASHRSDTGAVTFSGTSMASPHAAGAAALYLAGHPKATPAQVSKALVSRAVSGKVSGRGPGSPNELLQIPRS